One window from the genome of Leptidea sinapis chromosome 24, ilLepSina1.1, whole genome shotgun sequence encodes:
- the LOC126971843 gene encoding uncharacterized protein LOC126971843, translating to MVHEDGPHTSYEERSKKRLHVLYTKQTEERQSFMHDLHNVRKYNTKRMLKLIKDAVGPKWYHTLSVPQQLSLDKLEFSIYQDLLEGRPVRTAAVIRELGIFPGPDEEDLMSCVYLGRDDPKEMLAQLFLVSYGHTIDGKQLSYCLNAKLMLSGILYLGMDNLLDMLKQRFKAEPEKKTKDRAPKAPPQSPLKSPYLQDMVAALYLPPRKKPFQPPPLPNLDDLNEPFEEEPPIPKPPPPPPPPPPPKKRLPISYCEKLAGITDIRPKSQISPLIMQRPTNTRLARSRTAKMSEPEVKKTYGIGIPPPNRNNRRKKLKPPQTGIWNAQYTITGVYKIQGKSVFVLGNVSILPPLGELIHGGFRLLNGEYVNIHCGFRGLSPPPKPDPCDCVKRWQTSVFKYLKETKCQCGHYYDYGNEGTFPPEELPLFEKPTKFLPFKFNYQTIYNIDEKELLVQKEFKRIWETDSALHVPDPNAPKKDKKKKRSSATCLGQKPKPEDYLKCALRWMRRANVAARLPDVQLVPELKEWMRKRIYGPYSDFEKKEMLRKSNHFWQMFLTLAANGFGHVDPPQVSMFSGHTTWIYKQKLNDKFRTYTKRYRLSLFRSLADVNNIFWRTMFQAQFPDKKFREIYFSYLFGRMEDLQLMHPYSSRETMERALTVARNRYICLPPGAEYVEK from the coding sequence ATGGTTCACGAAGATGGACCTCACACCAGCTATGAAGAACGCAGTAAGAAAAGATTGCATGTtctctatacaaaacaaactgAAGAAAGACAAAGTTTTATGCACGATCTACACAATGTACGGAAATATAATACGAAGCGCATGTTGAAACTCATCAAAGATGCTGTTGGACCCAAATGGTATCACACTTTAAGTGTTCCTCAACAATTATCTCTTGATAAGTTAGAGTTCTCTATTTACCAAGATCTACTGGAAGGCCGGCCTGTCCGTACAGCAGCCGTTATCCGTGAGCTTGGAATATTCCCTGGACCAGATGAGGAAGATCTCATGAGTTGCGTGTACTTAGGGAGAGATGATCCAAAAGAAATGCTTGCTCAACTATTTTTAGTAAGCTACGGGCACACTATTGATGGAAAACAATTGAGTTACTGTCTCAACGCAAAATTGATGCTATCAGGTATACTTTACTTAGGAATGGATAATCTTCTTGATATGTTAAAGCAACGATTTAAAGCTGAACCCGAAAAGAAAACTAAAGATCGTGCACCGAAGGCGCCACCTCAGTCGCCGTTGAAGTCACCTTATTTGCAAGACATGGTTGCAGCTTTATACTTGCCGCCTAGGAAAAAGCCTTTCCAACCTCCTCCCTTGCCAAATTTGGATGACCTGAATGAACCTTTCGAAGAAGAACCTCCGATACCCAAGCCCCCACCACCGCCTCCTCCACCACCTCCTCCAAAAAAGAGATTACCAATATCATATTGTGAAAAGTTAGCTGGCATCACGGATATACGACCCAAATCTCAGATAAGTCCTCTGATAATGCAACGCCCCACCAATACACGCTTAGCTCGATCCCGAACTGCTAAGATGAGTGAGCCTGAAGTTAAAAAAACTTATGGTATTGGTATCCCCCCACCGAACAGAAATAACAGAAGGAAAAAGCTCAAACCACCGCAAACTGGTATTTGGAATGCGCAATATACAATTACTGGGGTTTATAAAATTCAGGGAAAGTCTGTTTTTGTTTTGGGTAATGTATCCATTCTTCCACCACTGGGTGAGTTGATCCACGGTGGATTTAGGTTGCTTAATGGTGAGTACGTTAATATTCACTGTGGTTTCCGGGGTCTGTCTCCACCACCAAAGCCTGACCCATGTGATTGCGTGAAGCGTTGGCAAACTTCTGTTTTTAAATACCTAAAAGAAACGAAATGTCAATGTGGCCATTATTATGATTACGGCAATGAAGGAACCTTCCCTCCCGAAGAATTGCCTTTATTCGAGAAACCAACAAAGTTCTTGccgttcaaatttaattatcaaACAATTTACAACATTGATGAGAAAGAGCTTCTAGTACAAAAAGAGTTTAAAAGAATTTGGGAAACAGACAGCGCACTTCACGTACCAGATCCGAACGCtccaaaaaaagataaaaagaaaaaaaggtcATCAGCGACATGTTTGGGCCAAAAACCAAAGCCAgaagattatttaaaatgtgCGCTACGGTGGATGAGGCGCGCAAATGTCGCTGCTAGATTGCCCGACGTACAGCTAGTACCAGAATTAAAAGAATGGATGAGAAAGAGAATCTATGGACCATATAGTGATTTTGAAAAGAAGGAAATGCTCAGGAAAAGCAATCATTTCTGGCAAATGTTTTTAACACTCGCGGCCAATGGGTTCGGGCATGTAGACCCACCGCAGGTTTCAATGTTCTCTGGTCATACAACGTGGATTTATAAGCAAAAACTTAATGACAAGTTTCGCACGTACACAAAAAGATACAGGCTAAGCCTCTTCAGATCGCTTGCGGatgtaaacaatatattttggcGCACAATGTTTCAAGCTCAGTTTCCAGACAAAAAATTTCGGGAAATATATTTCTCGTACTTATTTGGCCGCATGGAAGACTTACAATTAATGCATCCATACAGTTCAAGAGAAACGATGGAACGAGCGTTAACAGTCGCTAGAAACAGATATATTTGCTTGCCACCGGGAGCCGAATATgtggaaaaataa